Genomic window (Bacteroidota bacterium):
TTCCCATCCGTTACCGGGTGTGCATTTATCGATCAGGATAATATCCATGTCGCGGATCTCAGCAAGTTCATTCAGGACCTGCACATTCCGTTCGCACACCGCTTTTTTCTCCGCCATTTCCCACCAGTGTTCCGGCTGGTTCACACAAACCACGAGGGTGAAGTCGTGGTATTCCTGGTTCCTGAGGGAATCCAGGAAAGCCGGAAGCACCATGCCTTCATCGAGGACAGGCAAGGCGATCCAGGTTTTTGGCGGGTTGTGTGGTTTCATCAGATTTAATTACTTATCACTCATTACTCATCGACAATCGGCTAATACATTGCGCGATTGCTTTTTATAAATCCATCAGTAAATGAATCGTTTCCGGAGTAATAACAGTCAGTTCATCAACATTGTATGCTGAAGAAAAGCTGTCCGGGATACATTTTTTTCTTTTTAACCCGAATTTAAACTCAAATGCTTTCAGCTTTCCGGATGTTTCTTCAACAAGATCTATTTCAGCACCGTCGTATGTTCTCCAAAAATATTCCCGGGTATATCTGTTGTTGTTCAAGTTATGCTTGAGTCTCTCGGAAATACAGAAATTCTCCCATAAGCTTCCTGCATCATTCCTGTTTTGAACTGGGTTGAAATTTCCGGTAACCGCATTAAGGATTCCATTGTCGTAGAAATAATATTTCTTACTTTTACGTATCTCATTTCGTTGCTTAGAGCTATATGCATCCAGGTGAAACAGTATGAAACATTTCTCCAGAACATCCAGGTAATTTTCCACTACATACCTTGATACTCCAAGCATGTTAGAAAGCTCATTCACAGAAACTTCCGACCCTACCTGCAAAGCCAATGCTTTTAACAATTTCCTGATAATCATTGGATTTCTAACTTTCTCAAAAGCAAGTATATCTTTATATAAATAATCTCCTGCCAATTCTGAAAGTTTTCTCTGCTTATCATCAGTATCCATCATTCCTGGATAAGCACCAAATACGAGCAAGGTATTTAAGTTCTCCAAAGCCCACGAAAAGCTTTTTGAATTACTGATTTCTGAAAGAGATAGCGGTAGAAGTCTGATTTTAATATTTCTGCCTGTTAAGGGTTCACCCAGTTGGCCGGCCAGCTCAAAACTGCTTGATCCGGTCACAATGAGTTTGAATTGCGGCATATTATCATATATCAGCTTGAGCAGTTTCCCAACCTCCTGGATACTTTGGGCTTCATCCAGACCAATGATCTTTTTACCGGAAAACAATGCATTAATGGCAGAGGTATCTCTTGTTTCCAGCATTTGTGAAACAGAAGGTGTTTCACAATTCAGGAGCAGAGCATCATTCCTGTTTTCGATCAGCTTTTTCAGCAAGGTTGTTTTTCCCACCTGACGGGCACCATAAATAATAATGACTTCCGGTTTATCAAGCCATTTTTCAATATCTCCGTGAATAACTCTTTGATAGTACATTGCATTTAAAACTGGACCATTCTACAAATTTACAAAATCAGGCCTAATATTGCAAAATATTTTACAATATTAGGCCTGATTTTGTAAAACTACCTATTACTTGTCGACAATCGGCTAATTTATTGCGCGATTGAGGAGATTGCGCGATTGAGGAGATTGCGCGATGTAGGAGATATTCGATGGTTTTGTAATGCCGGCGAAGAGAAAACCCTTCGAAAATTCCCGCCTGAGGCGGGAAATCGGACACTGCTACCCATTTCTGCCTCTACCGGGGTAATTCCGGCAATGGCCGTAATATGGGCAGAAAGAAACATACCCGTTAATAGACGCTAATATAAAAATCCAAACAACCACATCGGTATGATACTGTTATGCGCATACTCTATATTATCAGCAGCAATATATGCATGATGAATTCCCCTGACCTGTTTCCT
Coding sequences:
- a CDS encoding ATP-binding protein → MYYQRVIHGDIEKWLDKPEVIIIYGARQVGKTTLLKKLIENRNDALLLNCETPSVSQMLETRDTSAINALFSGKKIIGLDEAQSIQEVGKLLKLIYDNMPQFKLIVTGSSSFELAGQLGEPLTGRNIKIRLLPLSLSEISNSKSFSWALENLNTLLVFGAYPGMMDTDDKQRKLSELAGDYLYKDILAFEKVRNPMIIRKLLKALALQVGSEVSVNELSNMLGVSRYVVENYLDVLEKCFILFHLDAYSSKQRNEIRKSKKYYFYDNGILNAVTGNFNPVQNRNDAGSLWENFCISERLKHNLNNNRYTREYFWRTYDGAEIDLVEETSGKLKAFEFKFGLKRKKCIPDSFSSAYNVDELTVITPETIHLLMDL